A stretch of Patescibacteria group bacterium DNA encodes these proteins:
- the polA gene encoding DNA polymerase I: MSFEKPRSLVIFDGNALLHRAWHALPPLMTTDGRLVNAVYGFLLVYLKVIRELKPSHLVVAFDRPEPTFRHEAYEAYKATREKQPDELYDQLPILKQVLAAMRVTVLDAVGFEADDVIGTVVTTAKRAGLASIIVTGDMDELQLVDEQVRVYTLRHGLSDTILYDVPTVQRRYGLAPSQLIDYRGLKGDPSDNLPGVKGVGEKTATLLIQKFQTLEGLYDALERGEHDAPLKPKLIERLVEHKADALMTRKLSIIRCDVPVSFSLDELVVEAPDTATVVALFQELQFSSLIAKLPGVNDAVVMAAARDSKATIPVQYKTITDDQSLQTLVAVLCQESCLAIATVTSGDEDDSILLGISFSWGPGLAAYVVLHDAAHRLDALAPLLTNSALAKWGHNVKDQYKVLERAGVTLAGLAGDTMLAAYLINPGVRAYDLSALSFTEFGHRRSRAAIAKKSKASVVPEVSLAELSINACEDADYTWRLQEQFLPKLKAHNLQALFDTIEVPLVPVLVSMEQAGVKIDVAVLKALEDRVAAQIGKREKEIFALTKTTFNIDSPRQLATVLFETLKLPTAGIGRTKSGYSTAAPELEKLKGTHEVIAALLDYRELTKLQSTYITALPKMVSPKSGRLHTTFSQVVAATGRLSSLNPNLQNIPVRSPLGAQVRSAFVAEPGNILISADYSQIELRIAASLSKDPVMLAIFQDGKDIHQATAARIHGISEAEVTKEIRATAKEVNFGVLYGMGAWGLAARTGLSPAAAREFIDRYFTTFAGLRTYLDELLVTAKKQGFVETLYGRRRYVPELSSGAVMVRQAGERIAVNMPIQGTAADMMKLAMIAVWKGLPSISPAARLVLQVHDELIIEAPIASVGAVGAFLHDEMIAAAKLSVPVVVNVAAGHSWGSLEAQ; the protein is encoded by the coding sequence ATGTCATTTGAGAAGCCGCGTAGTCTAGTTATTTTTGACGGTAACGCGCTCTTACATCGGGCGTGGCACGCTTTGCCGCCACTCATGACTACCGACGGTCGCCTTGTGAACGCCGTTTACGGCTTCCTCCTCGTCTATTTGAAAGTCATACGGGAGTTAAAACCAAGTCATCTGGTTGTGGCATTTGATCGGCCTGAACCAACTTTTCGACACGAGGCCTACGAGGCCTATAAAGCAACTCGCGAAAAGCAGCCGGATGAGCTGTATGACCAATTGCCAATTTTGAAACAGGTGTTAGCGGCGATGCGAGTTACGGTACTTGACGCAGTCGGTTTTGAGGCAGATGACGTGATTGGTACTGTGGTAACGACGGCAAAGCGAGCAGGGTTAGCGAGTATCATTGTAACGGGAGATATGGACGAACTGCAGCTCGTTGACGAGCAGGTGCGTGTTTACACACTGCGTCATGGTTTGAGCGATACAATCCTCTATGACGTGCCAACAGTTCAGAGGCGCTACGGATTAGCGCCCAGTCAGCTTATTGATTATCGGGGATTAAAGGGAGACCCGTCGGACAATTTGCCAGGGGTGAAGGGTGTTGGTGAAAAAACAGCCACGTTACTTATTCAGAAGTTTCAAACCTTGGAAGGTTTATATGATGCACTAGAACGTGGTGAGCATGATGCGCCACTAAAACCAAAATTGATTGAACGTTTAGTCGAGCATAAGGCTGACGCTTTAATGACTCGTAAACTCTCAATTATTCGTTGTGATGTACCAGTTTCTTTTTCACTTGACGAGCTTGTTGTAGAAGCGCCTGATACAGCAACTGTTGTGGCGCTCTTTCAAGAGTTACAATTTTCTTCCCTCATCGCCAAATTACCAGGAGTGAATGATGCAGTTGTGATGGCGGCAGCGCGCGACAGCAAAGCCACTATCCCTGTCCAGTATAAAACAATAACCGATGACCAATCGTTGCAAACGTTAGTAGCAGTACTCTGCCAGGAGTCTTGTTTAGCCATTGCCACAGTTACTAGTGGTGATGAGGATGACTCAATTTTGCTTGGCATAAGTTTTTCCTGGGGGCCTGGTCTGGCGGCATATGTGGTGCTCCACGATGCGGCTCATCGGCTCGATGCATTGGCACCACTGTTAACAAATTCTGCACTTGCAAAGTGGGGTCATAATGTGAAGGATCAGTATAAAGTTTTAGAGCGGGCGGGGGTAACGTTGGCGGGCTTGGCTGGCGATACCATGCTGGCGGCATACCTTATTAATCCAGGCGTACGTGCCTACGACCTCAGTGCTCTGAGTTTTACTGAATTTGGTCATCGTCGAAGTCGAGCAGCTATAGCCAAGAAGAGCAAAGCGTCCGTTGTGCCAGAAGTTTCACTGGCCGAGCTCTCAATAAATGCGTGTGAAGACGCTGACTATACCTGGCGTCTTCAGGAGCAATTTTTGCCAAAGTTGAAAGCGCATAATTTACAGGCTTTGTTTGATACCATCGAAGTGCCACTCGTTCCGGTGTTAGTTTCTATGGAGCAAGCAGGCGTTAAAATTGATGTGGCAGTCTTAAAAGCATTAGAAGATAGAGTAGCTGCGCAGATAGGAAAACGAGAAAAAGAAATATTCGCACTAACGAAAACAACGTTTAATATTGATTCTCCGCGTCAACTTGCAACAGTCTTGTTTGAAACTCTTAAACTGCCAACGGCTGGCATTGGTCGAACGAAGTCTGGTTACTCAACTGCGGCGCCAGAGTTAGAAAAATTAAAAGGGACGCACGAAGTTATTGCAGCGCTACTAGATTATCGCGAGCTTACGAAGTTGCAGTCTACGTATATCACCGCCTTACCTAAAATGGTGTCTCCTAAGAGTGGCCGGTTGCACACGACGTTCAGTCAAGTAGTCGCTGCTACTGGTCGATTGTCTTCTTTAAATCCGAATTTACAAAATATTCCTGTGCGGAGTCCCTTGGGGGCACAGGTGCGTTCAGCGTTTGTTGCTGAGCCAGGAAATATACTTATTTCGGCTGACTATTCCCAAATTGAATTACGTATTGCAGCGTCATTGTCTAAAGATCCAGTCATGCTTGCTATTTTTCAGGACGGAAAGGATATTCACCAGGCAACAGCGGCACGTATCCATGGCATATCGGAAGCTGAGGTAACGAAAGAAATTCGTGCCACAGCGAAAGAGGTGAATTTTGGCGTGCTGTATGGTATGGGGGCGTGGGGGTTGGCAGCCCGAACAGGGTTGTCGCCCGCCGCAGCTCGGGAGTTCATTGATCGCTACTTCACAACCTTCGCAGGATTACGAACCTACCTAGACGAGTTACTGGTGACAGCCAAGAAGCAAGGGTTTGTTGAAACACTGTACGGTCGTCGGCGATACGTACCTGAATTGTCTTCGGGTGCCGTCATGGTGCGGCAGGCCGGTGAACGAATAGCGGTCAATATGCCTATTCAAGGGACCGCAGCTGACATGATGAAACTGGCTATGATTGCCGTGTGGAAAGGGCTACCCAGTATTTCCCCGGCAGCGCGTCTGGTACTCCAAGTGCACGACGAATTAATTATTGAAGCACCTATTGCAAGTGTTGGAGCCGTTGGAGCGTTTCTTCATGATGAAATGATTGCTGCGGCCAAGCTCAGTGTGCCGGTGGTTGTTAACGTGGCCGCCGGACATTCCTGGGGGTCGCTAGAGGCGCAGTAA
- a CDS encoding ribosome-binding factor A, producing MTRRTEQVSAELATLIGRYLLEQPDELDGALCTITRVETTPDLAHALVFVSILPDQRRGSALAVLRHFQRPFAKRLFHDLTMKVIPRIHFHIDDVFVRANAMETLLNQVAAELPPLEDVAEKP from the coding sequence ATGACTCGTCGGACTGAGCAAGTAAGTGCAGAGTTAGCAACACTTATTGGTCGCTACCTCCTTGAGCAACCCGACGAATTAGATGGGGCATTGTGCACTATTACACGGGTGGAAACCACGCCGGACTTAGCGCATGCACTCGTTTTTGTGAGCATTTTACCGGATCAGCGGCGAGGAAGTGCGTTGGCGGTACTACGGCATTTTCAGCGACCATTTGCGAAACGACTCTTTCATGATTTGACCATGAAAGTAATTCCACGAATTCATTTTCATATTGACGACGTCTTCGTGCGAGCGAATGCAATGGAGACGTTACTAAATCAAGTAGCGGCTGAGCTTCCTCCACTTGAAGATGTCGCAGAGAAGCCATGA
- the infB gene encoding translation initiation factor IF-2, whose protein sequence is MNLSELARRLKVSPNELRENLPRLGFDIGRKAIKVDDRVATKILRSYAQAKREMEQRDKENRKQQELQTAVAAASTGVELPAEVTVRELAQMLGISVPLLMTELLKNGILSSLNDRLDFSTAAVVAEDLGFTVKAKGESGSGEGTVGAAEMLKEALLNIETQPRPPVVVVMGHVDHGKTTLLDTIRNTSVAKSESGGITQHIGAYQVEHNGKLLTFIDTPGHEAFRTMRSRGAKVADIAVLVVAADDSLKPQTHEALAMIRGANLPFIVAINKIDKPEANIERVKQDLASISLLPEDWGGSTICVPISAKSGEHIDKLLEMVLLVADVNAERIVANPDGRALGSVIEARVDTSEGPIATLLVQNGTLRRDDVLVHGDTLIGKARLLKSHLGVTIESAGPSTPVRILGLKEAPEVGDVLEVADSDTEYRTAKKVKRQRQIMDALPAMRSENQETPTILLPVLLKADVLGSLEAIVEAIEKMSTSQARVQVIGRGLGHITEGDIARAAATSETLVAGFRVQATREARDAADEQGVAVKTYEVIYDLIRDIKEQLSGKLKPEIVRSDVGLGMILKIFRQEPKRQVVGMRITAGLVTAGALFELVRGGEIVGRGTVSRLQAGKEEIREAASVTECGAELTGSVPKFVEQDALRFYTEVEERRAIA, encoded by the coding sequence ATGAACTTATCAGAGCTGGCTCGCCGCCTCAAGGTCTCTCCTAACGAGCTTCGGGAAAATTTACCCAGGCTCGGTTTTGATATTGGGCGGAAAGCAATTAAAGTTGACGATCGTGTTGCCACAAAAATTTTGCGCTCCTACGCACAGGCAAAACGGGAAATGGAGCAGCGCGACAAAGAGAATCGTAAGCAGCAAGAACTACAGACGGCAGTGGCCGCCGCCAGCACTGGCGTGGAGTTACCAGCCGAGGTAACGGTTCGCGAATTGGCGCAGATGCTTGGTATTAGTGTGCCGTTACTCATGACTGAACTTTTGAAGAACGGCATACTTTCATCATTGAATGATCGGCTTGATTTCTCTACCGCGGCAGTGGTCGCAGAAGATCTCGGTTTCACGGTAAAAGCAAAAGGTGAGAGTGGCTCAGGCGAGGGTACGGTTGGTGCCGCTGAAATGCTAAAAGAGGCGCTTTTGAATATCGAAACGCAGCCTCGCCCGCCGGTGGTTGTTGTCATGGGGCACGTTGATCACGGCAAAACAACACTGCTCGATACCATACGAAACACCAGCGTTGCCAAGAGTGAAAGTGGTGGAATTACGCAACACATTGGAGCCTACCAAGTAGAGCATAATGGTAAGTTGCTGACCTTCATTGATACCCCGGGCCACGAAGCGTTTCGAACCATGCGTTCTCGTGGCGCCAAGGTGGCCGACATTGCCGTACTTGTTGTAGCGGCCGATGATAGTTTGAAACCACAAACCCACGAAGCGCTCGCCATGATTCGTGGTGCCAATCTACCGTTTATCGTGGCTATAAATAAAATAGATAAGCCGGAGGCCAACATTGAACGGGTGAAACAGGATTTGGCTTCGATTAGTTTGCTGCCAGAAGATTGGGGCGGTAGTACTATTTGTGTACCAATCTCAGCAAAAAGTGGTGAGCATATTGATAAATTGCTTGAGATGGTGCTCCTTGTTGCCGATGTGAATGCCGAGCGGATTGTGGCGAACCCTGATGGTCGCGCTTTGGGCTCAGTTATTGAAGCTCGGGTTGATACCAGTGAGGGGCCAATTGCCACACTACTCGTGCAGAATGGCACCTTACGTCGCGATGACGTACTTGTGCACGGTGACACGTTAATTGGTAAGGCTCGACTATTAAAGTCTCACCTAGGCGTCACCATTGAGTCGGCAGGACCATCAACTCCTGTGCGAATTCTTGGGCTGAAAGAGGCTCCTGAGGTGGGGGATGTTTTAGAGGTTGCTGATAGCGACACGGAATATCGTACAGCGAAAAAGGTAAAACGGCAGCGTCAAATCATGGATGCCTTGCCAGCCATGCGCTCAGAAAATCAAGAAACACCAACCATTCTTCTGCCAGTGCTTCTTAAGGCTGACGTTTTGGGCTCGCTGGAGGCCATTGTTGAGGCGATTGAAAAAATGAGCACGAGTCAGGCTCGGGTTCAGGTGATTGGTCGCGGGTTGGGTCACATTACTGAGGGGGATATTGCTCGCGCGGCCGCTACCTCAGAAACGCTGGTGGCAGGTTTTCGTGTTCAGGCAACTCGTGAGGCTCGCGATGCCGCTGACGAACAGGGTGTTGCGGTCAAAACCTATGAAGTAATTTATGACCTCATTCGTGACATTAAAGAGCAGCTTTCGGGCAAGTTAAAACCTGAGATTGTTCGTAGCGATGTTGGTCTGGGCATGATTTTAAAGATTTTCCGCCAAGAGCCGAAACGGCAGGTTGTTGGTATGCGTATCACCGCAGGTCTTGTTACCGCTGGCGCGCTTTTTGAACTTGTTCGTGGTGGTGAAATTGTTGGGCGCGGTACGGTGAGCCGCCTGCAAGCGGGTAAGGAAGAAATTCGAGAAGCGGCCAGTGTTACAGAGTGTGGCGCAGAATTAACCGGTAGTGTGCCAAAATTTGTCGAACAAGATGCGTTGCGGTTTTACACTGAAGTTGAAGAGCGGCGTGCTATTGCCTAG
- the clpP gene encoding ATP-dependent Clp endopeptidase proteolytic subunit ClpP → MVLIPTVIEKSNFGERAYDIYSRLLKERIIFLGDVIDDHVANTVIAQLLFLDSDNSKKDIKLYINSPGGSVTAGLAIYDTMQYVKADVSTICIGLAASMGAVLLASGAKGKRYILPNAEVMIHQVMGGAEGQASDVKIRAEHIVRIKDRLNAILAGHTNQPVKKVEQDTDRDRFMTAKDAHQYGIVDKIITSSPKA, encoded by the coding sequence ATGGTTCTTATTCCAACGGTCATAGAAAAATCAAATTTTGGTGAGCGAGCATATGATATTTACTCTCGTTTACTAAAAGAGCGAATTATATTTCTTGGAGATGTTATTGATGATCACGTTGCCAATACGGTCATCGCGCAACTTTTATTTCTAGATTCGGATAATTCAAAGAAGGATATAAAATTGTATATCAATTCACCTGGTGGCTCGGTAACGGCTGGGCTCGCAATATACGACACGATGCAGTACGTCAAAGCAGATGTCTCCACCATTTGTATAGGGTTGGCGGCGAGTATGGGGGCGGTACTGCTTGCGTCAGGCGCTAAAGGGAAGCGTTACATTTTACCTAATGCCGAAGTGATGATTCATCAAGTGATGGGGGGTGCTGAAGGTCAGGCATCGGACGTTAAAATTCGAGCTGAGCATATCGTCCGAATCAAAGATCGTCTCAACGCTATTTTGGCAGGCCACACGAATCAACCAGTAAAGAAGGTGGAGCAAGATACGGATCGTGATCGATTCATGACAGCCAAGGATGCACATCAGTATGGCATTGTCGACAAAATAATTACTTCATCGCCGAAAGCGTAG
- a CDS encoding sugar phosphate nucleotidyltransferase — translation MQILILAGGKGTRLWPLSRKKSPKQLQRILSDQSLLQATAERAELFTSAANIFVVVSNEFQLTEVREQLPRLRPEHIFQEPEGRGTAAAISFGVASMVRGGVPANESVLVLSADHLISNPEILAEKILVGLDFLATYPDYLLTLGIVPTYPETGYGYIEVGAELAPGVLSVRRFHEKPDKDAAIGYVTAGNALWNSGMFLWHAETILERIAACNPDLGAIIAATLQGTVTAQTYAAAAVESIDKAVLERDIKLAVLPTPITWTDIGHWQAVRDWQRTATESNTIEGRHIGVNTTRSLVINRSNRLVTTVGVDNLIIIDTGDALLICDANATQDVRALVAAIETTEGEELT, via the coding sequence ATGCAAATTCTCATTCTCGCTGGCGGAAAAGGGACTCGTCTATGGCCACTCTCTAGAAAAAAGAGTCCTAAGCAGCTACAACGAATTTTATCAGACCAGAGCCTCCTACAGGCAACAGCGGAGCGAGCTGAACTTTTTACTTCTGCTGCGAATATATTTGTAGTTGTTTCTAATGAGTTTCAGCTTACTGAAGTGCGCGAGCAACTCCCACGGCTGCGGCCAGAACACATTTTTCAAGAACCCGAAGGACGGGGGACCGCAGCTGCAATAAGCTTCGGTGTGGCTTCTATGGTTCGTGGTGGCGTACCTGCGAACGAATCAGTTTTGGTTCTCTCCGCCGACCATTTGATTAGTAACCCAGAAATCTTGGCAGAAAAAATTCTCGTTGGCCTTGATTTTCTTGCTACGTATCCTGACTATCTTCTCACCCTAGGCATTGTTCCCACCTATCCAGAAACAGGCTACGGCTACATTGAAGTTGGTGCTGAACTAGCGCCTGGCGTGCTATCTGTTCGACGATTCCACGAAAAGCCTGACAAAGATGCAGCAATTGGCTACGTAACTGCGGGAAACGCACTTTGGAATAGCGGCATGTTTCTCTGGCATGCTGAAACTATTTTAGAAAGAATCGCTGCTTGTAATCCAGACTTAGGTGCTATTATCGCCGCAACACTCCAAGGTACAGTAACCGCTCAAACGTATGCTGCGGCGGCGGTTGAGTCTATTGATAAAGCAGTGCTCGAGCGCGACATAAAGCTCGCCGTTCTTCCCACACCAATTACCTGGACTGACATCGGGCACTGGCAGGCGGTTCGCGATTGGCAACGAACAGCTACTGAATCGAACACCATCGAAGGCCGCCACATTGGCGTTAATACAACACGCAGTCTTGTTATCAATCGATCGAATCGTCTGGTAACAACTGTTGGTGTTGATAATCTCATCATCATCGACACTGGTGACGCCTTGCTGATTTGCGATGCTAATGCGACTCAAGATGTTCGTGCCCTCGTTGCAGCCATTGAAACAACTGAAGGAGAAGAACTAACCTAG
- the holA gene encoding DNA polymerase III subunit delta produces the protein MVFLISGPDTLRARRKVSEIKAKFIHDVPNGAVTRIAGEGITVRSVQENFGAAPLLARRQLVIVSDLLLVKEVAVHSAVAAFLERLQQANDSNVIVFFETEIKQAGPLLNWLKANALCQAFPVLDSRQIAAWVVAACKERGRAITPGAVAQLVTGSGGDNWRLLNEIEKLHAYVPVNAPITEDVVAILFTPTGEDKIFAMIDAVIRGETDTASSLLNRLLADGAAAENIVSLLEQQLRTVLLLQLDASGSALRGVHPYVIQKLLPVARRSGMLEIRNAYAALAEVDVSIKQGTVDAKTGLLQFAMTSFAKVS, from the coding sequence ATGGTGTTTCTCATTAGCGGTCCTGATACATTGCGAGCCCGCCGTAAGGTGTCAGAGATAAAGGCGAAATTTATACATGATGTTCCGAATGGCGCCGTCACCCGTATTGCTGGTGAGGGTATTACTGTTCGCAGTGTCCAAGAAAACTTTGGGGCTGCGCCGCTTCTCGCCCGTCGGCAACTCGTCATTGTGTCGGACCTCCTGCTCGTGAAAGAAGTAGCCGTTCATAGTGCGGTTGCTGCGTTTTTGGAGCGATTACAGCAAGCGAATGACAGCAATGTCATTGTTTTTTTTGAAACTGAAATAAAACAGGCCGGGCCACTCCTCAATTGGTTGAAAGCGAATGCGCTGTGCCAGGCGTTCCCAGTGCTAGATAGTCGGCAGATTGCTGCGTGGGTCGTGGCAGCCTGCAAAGAACGAGGACGAGCAATTACCCCTGGTGCTGTGGCGCAACTTGTTACCGGTAGTGGTGGTGACAATTGGCGGTTGCTGAATGAAATAGAAAAATTGCATGCCTATGTACCAGTCAACGCGCCGATTACGGAAGACGTTGTTGCAATTCTCTTTACGCCTACGGGCGAAGACAAAATTTTTGCAATGATTGACGCCGTCATCCGAGGAGAAACCGATACCGCAAGCTCGCTCCTCAATCGGCTCCTCGCCGATGGCGCCGCCGCAGAGAACATCGTAAGCCTGCTCGAGCAGCAGTTACGTACCGTGCTTCTCTTGCAGCTTGATGCCTCTGGGTCGGCATTACGTGGTGTGCATCCGTATGTAATACAAAAACTTCTTCCCGTCGCTCGACGGTCAGGAATGCTGGAAATTAGAAACGCCTACGCGGCATTAGCCGAGGTAGACGTTTCTATTAAGCAGGGGACAGTTGACGCAAAGACAGGATTGCTGCAGTTCGCTATGACGTCTTTTGCCAAAGTTTCATAA
- the rpsT gene encoding 30S ribosomal protein S20 encodes MPRKPNAMKALRQTKKRTAQNKIVRETLKRTLKNARKAASTKSAEAESLLKATVQMLDKSVKKKVLKKNAAARTKSRLMKLWQKTS; translated from the coding sequence ATGCCTCGAAAACCGAATGCAATGAAGGCGTTGCGACAAACGAAGAAGCGCACCGCACAAAATAAGATTGTTCGAGAGACCCTAAAGCGTACGTTGAAAAATGCACGCAAAGCGGCGAGCACAAAAAGTGCCGAGGCAGAAAGTCTGCTGAAAGCAACTGTTCAAATGCTTGATAAATCAGTGAAGAAAAAGGTGCTCAAAAAAAATGCGGCAGCGAGAACAAAATCTCGCCTTATGAAACTTTGGCAAAAGACGTCATAG
- the truB gene encoding tRNA pseudouridine(55) synthase TruB, producing MTTMTSNNQPSGFLLVDKPVGPTSHDVVATVRRLLRPYGKKIKVGHAGTLDPYASGLLILGIGSSTKALGQLLGLTKSYETTIRLGATTATDDAEATPIPTAGFTPPKEETVRKALEKFIGTTMQLPPPFSAKKINGVASYIHARQGKPVTLRPVPVTITALALITYSNNDVKISLTCSSGTYVRAVGRDLGVALGTGGYIIELRRTEIGPFSVKNAVTVTELTERTILERLLPTTAVQNERGTLDKKKC from the coding sequence ATGACTACCATGACCTCAAACAATCAACCGAGTGGATTCTTGCTGGTCGATAAGCCGGTCGGGCCGACGTCGCATGATGTTGTCGCCACGGTACGACGCCTGCTCCGCCCATATGGGAAAAAAATAAAGGTTGGTCACGCTGGCACGCTTGATCCCTATGCGAGTGGTCTCCTCATCCTCGGTATTGGTTCGTCAACAAAAGCACTCGGACAACTTTTGGGACTTACTAAATCTTACGAAACAACTATCCGGCTTGGGGCAACTACAGCCACCGACGACGCCGAGGCGACGCCAATACCAACGGCTGGGTTTACCCCACCAAAGGAAGAAACCGTCCGTAAAGCGCTCGAAAAATTTATCGGCACCACCATGCAGCTTCCGCCGCCATTTTCTGCTAAGAAAATTAACGGGGTCGCAAGTTACATTCACGCACGCCAAGGTAAACCAGTGACACTTCGACCCGTGCCGGTTACGATTACTGCCTTGGCACTTATTACCTACAGCAATAACGACGTAAAAATCAGTCTGACGTGCTCATCTGGAACATACGTACGAGCAGTAGGGCGCGATCTGGGGGTAGCGCTTGGCACGGGTGGCTACATTATAGAGCTTCGTCGTACAGAAATTGGACCTTTTTCAGTGAAAAATGCGGTTACTGTGACTGAACTGACGGAGCGAACCATTCTGGAACGATTACTCCCAACAACAGCCGTTCAAAACGAACGAGGGACGTTAGATAAGAAAAAGTGTTGA
- a CDS encoding DHH family phosphoesterase — protein sequence MTFNAFREAADTLRASRNPLIILLRDVDADALGTSMAVARAVAQQGAHVTLYCGEPIPANLAFLLDAAFPISTTLSQSVLAATDAIVVADAGALERTGVAEEVRACVARGVPLINIDHHQVAAAFGTINLVDAGASAAAVLAYDLIKLGGWIIDRDMATAILAGIVADTGNFSNGGTTIRALEVAAHCYATGAESRLVIRALYNSKPVNALKLWGEILSRLTKHERLGIASTVILDDDFEKYAIDEESTEGLANFLNGLSDVKAALILKQLPNNEIRGSLRTTRDDVNVGKLAQALGGGGHRKAAGFTIPGRIVRFKNGWKVV from the coding sequence ATGACCTTTAATGCTTTTCGAGAAGCGGCCGATACCCTTCGCGCCTCGCGTAATCCGCTTATCATTCTTTTGCGGGATGTCGATGCGGATGCGCTCGGCACCAGTATGGCGGTGGCCCGGGCAGTTGCCCAGCAGGGTGCCCACGTTACGCTCTACTGTGGTGAACCTATCCCGGCCAATTTAGCTTTTCTGTTAGACGCTGCATTCCCTATTTCGACGACGTTGTCGCAGAGTGTCTTGGCGGCAACTGATGCGATAGTCGTTGCTGATGCCGGCGCTTTAGAAAGAACGGGTGTGGCCGAGGAAGTACGCGCATGTGTTGCACGGGGGGTTCCACTAATCAATATCGATCACCACCAAGTCGCGGCTGCGTTTGGCACCATCAATCTCGTTGATGCTGGCGCGTCTGCCGCTGCGGTTTTAGCCTACGACCTCATTAAACTTGGTGGGTGGATTATTGATCGTGATATGGCCACGGCAATATTGGCTGGAATCGTTGCTGACACCGGTAATTTTTCGAATGGCGGCACCACTATCCGCGCATTGGAAGTGGCGGCGCACTGTTACGCAACTGGTGCCGAATCACGATTAGTCATTCGCGCGCTCTACAATTCAAAACCGGTGAATGCTTTGAAGCTGTGGGGAGAAATTCTCTCACGGCTGACAAAGCATGAACGTCTTGGCATAGCGAGCACGGTAATTCTTGATGACGACTTTGAAAAGTACGCTATTGATGAAGAGTCTACCGAAGGGCTCGCTAATTTTTTGAATGGTCTTAGTGACGTGAAAGCCGCACTTATTTTAAAGCAGCTACCGAATAACGAGATTCGTGGCAGCCTGCGTACAACCAGAGACGATGTTAATGTGGGTAAATTAGCACAGGCCCTTGGTGGTGGCGGTCATCGAAAGGCTGCCGGATTTACTATACCAGGTCGCATAGTTCGTTTTAAAAATGGTTGGAAAGTTGTTTAA